From one Notolabrus celidotus isolate fNotCel1 chromosome 2, fNotCel1.pri, whole genome shotgun sequence genomic stretch:
- the rexo1 gene encoding RNA exonuclease 1 homolog: protein MLRSTGFFRGLDCPFYTELHEGKGSKHGCNRPYCHFRHSQQRRASYGGPTDVKKQRDVHSSQKDQGYDPFNPELVKPQDQQNGDFSGALEMVNKAIEEVRSEVEREKRKLSRIGDEPYDPGASKGVSSSDAVKSKAPPSHMAYDPGSYQMTAADYNPSPSCSKYTLDSDKQGGAVNSMEYVPTSVKKAPSRTHTHQLPSPPPSPKYSSSTPSSKCKYTLDNTRPSTDMEYDPLSNYTAGIAVKSKREEGAKAGKTHSLKASNNEEYVVSVKKPRQEGVDSKKYTFSDSEEESSGTEYRPTSLSNVQQRKGNAGSLWGAAGKERKERTGSTLNALTQRNKEDSAGDSDVQECVKRKDSTEKKKAASQTAHEKSGKSEKVHKAAKDVNKTSSSKSVNSSSKDKESIKNSNQDSAKKENKSHGKRDDRKNTVQTKPSDKAQREGREEKRSEGKIKAVEKVKTDSNKREREESGARESKKHKLSDKEKEHRKFKDHQHKNGKLESSRREKDGKKVSKSSSGSSSFSKGSSANSKEKVKQNNSSSNGKSKEGKHRSLSFSHADLFGDESPEEAEPILMDDSDDDEEEEVLVRKSADALKRGRLAKRKASEMTPSSSDGEGDGGVEDGGAGKDKLDSVEIDYSSFQDELDFESDPMEECLRIFNESKDVKREDKGRQAKQPSMDSEEERNPDDTLTTLFPGQKKRVSHFAKGNTDAPSKPAVQPYRRLTAQEVCYRRMQMSQQQAAQISATVKASSQSSSPGISGEKKRIAHRPQPQITSPKTSLKPAASRKLSPSQSQSHQSIKTQTTAGILSKTSSTVSQKRMAHTPTMKSSTLKRPIIPTEFGAKVPTNVRQRYLNTFIDECVKFCSSEEMAFQTALDEERLVYERSNSKNIYLNVAVNTLKKLRGKSSSRPSPVPKYCGSTTNKKAQSHEEVLGGRLAAKTSFTINRTGKQQEEKLAGATLYRKLNAYLMTEEQLQEHGYPRTNPEAPGRAVIHNVPEKKPTTDPFSKICCRCGAEYKVNVNGSCVRKEECVFHWGRLRRHKVAGGWETNYNCCSATVGTLGCQASKQHVQDGRKESLDGYVTTFSKSLPPDGNGGVFALDCEMCYTKQGLDLTRVTVIDSELNVIYDTFVKPESKVVDYNTRFSGVTEEDLENTTISLRDVQAVLLSMFSAESILLGHSLESDLTALKLIHSTVVDTAIVFPHRLGLPYKRALRNLMADHLKRIIQDNVEGHDSSEDASACMELMMWKIKEDAKVKR, encoded by the exons ATGTTGAGATCCACGGGCTTCTTCCGAGGCCTTGACTGCCCCTTTTACACGGAGCTCCACGAAGGCAAAGGGAGCAAACATGGATGCAACAGACCGTACTGTCACTTCAGGCACAGCCAGCAGAGACGGGCTTCATACGGAGGTCCGACTGATGTGAAGAAGCAGAGAGATGTCCACTCCTCACAGAAAG ACCAAGGCTACGATCCCTTCAACCCCGAACTTGTGAAGCCCCAGGATCAGCAGAATGGAGACTTCAGCGGTGCTCTGGAGATGGTCAACAAGGCCATCGAGGAGGTCCGCAGCGAggtggagagggagaagaggaagcTCTCTCGGATCGGGGATGAACCCTACGACCCCGGCGCAAGCAAAGGCGTGTCTTCATCTGATGCCGTTAAAAGTAAAGCACCGCCATCACATATGGCCTACGACCCTGGGAGTTATCAGATGACAGCAGCGGATTATAATCCCAGCCCGAGCTGCAGCAAGTATACCTTGGATTCAGACAAGCAGGGGGGCGCTGTGAACTCCATGGAATATGTTCCTACTTCAGTGAAAAAGGCTCCATCTCgaacgcacacacaccaactcccctctcctccacccAGCCCAAAGTACTCCAGCAGCACGCCCTCCTCTAAGTGTAAATACACGTTGGACAATACGAGACCGTCTACAGATATGGAATACGACCCGCTGTCCAACTACACGGCTGGAATTGCAGTGAAAagtaagagagaggagggcGCAAAAGCTGGGAAAACTCACAGTCTAAAAGCATCGAACAATGAGGAGTATGTAGTGTCTGTGAAAAAACCACGGCAGGAAGGTGTGGACTCTAAAAAGTACACTTTCTCAGACTCTGAGGAGGAGAGCTCTGGAACAGAGTATCGACCCACCTCGCTTAGTAATGTCCAACAGAGGAAGGGCAACGCTGGGTCGCTTTGGGGGGCCGctgggaaggagaggaaagagaggactGGAAGTACGCTGAATGCACTGACACAGAGGAATAAAGAGGACTCGGCAGGGGACTCGGACGTCCAGGAGTGTGTGAAGAGAAAGGACAGCACGGAGAAAAAGAAGGCAGCGAGTCAAACGGCTCATGAGAAAAGTGGCAAATCAGAGAAAGTACACAAAGCTGCGAaggatgtaaacaaaacaagcagTAGTAAGAGTGTAAACAGCAGTAGTAAAGACAAAGAGTCAATAAAGAACTCGAATCAGGACTCTGCAAAGAAGGAGAACAAGAGTCATGGAAAAAGAGACGATAGGAAAAACACAGTTCAGACTAAACCCTCTGATAAAGCTCAGAGAGAAGGgcgagaggagaagagaagtgaGGGTAAGATCAAAGctgtggaaaaagtaaaaacagactcaaacaaacgagagagagaggaaagtggAGCGAGGGAAAGCAAAAAACACAAGCTGTCAGACAAGGAGAAGGAGCACAGGAAGTTTAAGGACCACCAACACAAAAATGGTAAACTTGAGAGCAGTAGACGAGAAAAAGACGGGAAGAAAGTAAGTAAAAGTAGTtctggcagcagcagcttcagtaaAGGAAGCTCTGCGAACAGCAAAGAGAaggtcaaacaaaacaacagctcCTCAAACGGGAAGAGTAAAGAGGGCAAACAtcggagtctcagcttcagccACGCCGATCTGTTCGGAGACGAGAGTCCGGAGGAGGCGGAGCCGATCCTGATGGATGATTCTGATGatgacgaggaagaggaggtgctGGTTAGAAAGTCTGCTGATGCTTTAAAGAGGGGTCGTCTCGCCAAGAGGAAGGCGTCGGAGATGACCCCGTCTTCCTCAGATGGAGAGGGGGACGGTGGTGTCGAGGACGGCGGGGCAGGTAAGGACAAACTGGACAGTGTTGAAATTGACTACTCCAGTTTCCAGGACGAGCTGGACTTTGAGTCAGACCCCATGGAGGAGTGTTTGAGGATCTTTAACGAGTCCAAGGATGTGAAGAGGGAAGACAAGGGGAGGCAAGCCAAACAg CCTTCCATGgactcagaggaagagagaaaccCAGACGACACTTTAACCACTCTCTTTCCTGGTCAGAAGAAGAGAGTCTCACATTTTGCCAAAGGAAAC ACCGATGCACCTTCAAAGCCTGCAGTGCAGCCGTACAGAAGACTCACGGCTCAGGAGGTCTGTTACCGCCGCATGCAGATGTCTCAGCAACAAGCTGCTCAGATCTCTGCGACAGTCAAAGCTTCCTCACAGAGCTCCAGCCCCGGCATCtctggagagaagaagaggatcGCACACCGTCCACAGCCACAGATAACATCTCCCAAAACAA GTCTCAAACCAGCCGCCAGCCGAAAGCTGTCCCCCAGCCAGTCCCAGTCCCATCAGAGCATCAAGACACAAACCACCGCCGGTATCTTATCCAAGACCTCGTCCACTGTCTCACAGAAGAGGAtggcacacacacccaccatgAAG AGCAGTACGTTGAAGCGACCGATCATCCCCACGGAGTTCGGAGCCAAAGTCCCAACCAACGTCCGCCAGCGCTACCTCAACACTTTCAtagatgagtgtgtgaagtTTTGCTCATCAGAGGAAATGGCCTTCCAGACG GCGCTGGACGAGGAGAGGCTGGTGTACGAGCGAAGCAACAGCAAGAACATCTACCTCAACGTAGCTGTCAACACCCTGAAGAAGCTCCGCGGCAAGAGCAGCTCCCGTCCATCTCCTGTCCCCA AGTATTGTGGATCAACAACCAACAAAAAGGCTCAATCCCATGAAGAGGTCCTGGGAGGTCGTCTCGCTGCTAAAACCAGCTTTACTATTAACAGGACGGGCAAACAGCAGGAAGAGAAACTGGCAG GAGCTACACTGTACAGGAAGCTGAATGCGTACCTGATGACGGAGGAGCAGCTCCAGGAGCACGGGTACCCGAGGACAAACCCCGAAGCTCCGGGCCGAGCTGTTATTCACAACGTGCCCGAGAAGAAACCGACCACAGACC CTTTCTCAAAGATTTGCTGTCGATGTGGAGCGGAGTACAAAGTCAACGTGAACGGCAGCTGTGTCCGTAAAGAAGAATGTGTTTTTCACTGGGGACGACTGCGCAGACATAAAG TGGCTGGAGGATGGGAGACAAACTACAACTGCTGTTCTGCAACTGTGGGAACTCTGGGCTGTCAAGCTTCAAAG CAACACGTTCAGGACGGTCGTAAAGAGTCACTGGACGGCTACGTCACGACGTTCAGTAAATCTCTCCCTCCGGATGGAAACGGAGGAGTGTTCGCTTTGGACTGTGAGATG TGTTACACCAAACAGGGTCTGGATCTGACGAGGGTGACCGTCATCGACTCAGAGCTGAATGTAATCTACGACACGTTCGTCAAACCTGAGAGCAAAGTGGTCGATTACAACACACG GTTTTCGGGTGTAACAGAGGAGGACTTGGAGAACACCACCATCAGTCTGAGAGACGTTCAGGCCGTGCTGCTCAGTATGTTCAGTGCTGAATCCATCCTGTTGGGACACAGTCTGGAGAGCGACCTTACTGCTCTGAAG cTGATCCACAGTACAGTCGTAGACACGGCCATCGTGTTCCCTCACCGCCTCGGCCTGCCCTACAAACGGGCCTTGAGGAACCTAATGGCCGATCACCTCAAACGCATCATTCAAGACAACG